Within Citromicrobium bathyomarinum, the genomic segment CGCGAGATAACGCGGCTCTTCGCCCGCGGTCAGCATCCGCGCGAGGTAATAGAGCGCGGCGTCCGGATCGCTCCCGCGCACCGCCTTATGCAGCGCGGAGATGAGGTTGTAGTGCCCGTCGCGATCCTTGTCGTACACCGCCACCCGGCGTTGCAGGAAACTGCCGAGGCCCGCCGGGTCGAGCGGCTTGTCCAGCCCGGCATTATACAGCGTCTCCGCCTGGTTGAGCAGGAAGCGGCCATCGCCGTCGGCTGAAGCGATCAGCGCGGCGCGTGCGTCGTCTGTCAGGGGGAGGGGCCGTTCCAGCTCCTCGGCGCGGGTGAGAAGTTCGCCCAGCGCTTCGTGCCCCAGCCTCTCGAGGATCAGCACCTGCGCGCGGCTGAGCAGCGCGGCGTTGAGGGCGAAGCTGGGGTTCTCCGTGGTCGCGCCGACCAGCGTGACCGTGCCGCGCTCGACGAAGGGCAGGAAGCCGTCCTGCTGCGCGCGGTTGAAGCGGTGGATCTCGTCCACGAACAGCAGCGTCTTCTGCCCGGCCTTGGCCGCAGTCTCCGCCTCGGCAAACGCCTTCTTCAGGTCCGCCACTCCGCTGAACACCGCGCTGACCGCGGCGTAGCGCATGCCCACGCTATCGGCGAGCAGGCGCGCGATCGTGGTCTTGCCGGTGCCCGGCGGGCCCCACAGGATCATGCTCGACAGGCGGCCCGCCGCGACCATGCGCCCGATGCTGCCCTCCGGCCCGGTCAGGTGTTCCTGGCCAACAACCTCGGAGAGGGTGCGCGGGCGCAGCCGGTCGGCCAGCGGCGCGTCCTCGCGCGGCTCGGCAGGGGCGGTGGGGGAGGGCGCGGGCGCCTCGTTTTCGAACAGATCGGCCATTGGTCGGCTGACATAGGGGTTCGGTCGGAAAAATGCAGCGGCTACTTGTAGCGATATATCCAAGATATATCTTAGCTATATCGTACACACAGGAGAATGCAGATGTCCGATGACCACAAGCGCGAGGATGACGAGCCGATCGGAGGCCGCATTCCCGATCACCACCAAGATGGAGATTTCGACGACGGGTTCGAGGGTGGCCCCGACGAGCGCGATACGCGCGGCGGCAAACGGCGCGGCGATGGCTTTTCCGCCGATGCCCTGTTCGGCAGCGACGGCGTGTTCGGGCCCGGCGGCCCCTTCGGTCGCAATGGCCCGTTCGGCCCGCGCGGTCCCTTCGGCGACTCAGGCCCATTCGGCGCTGGCTGGGGCGGCGGCTGGGGTAGCGGTGCTGGCGGCGGACCGCGTGGCAACCGTGCGCGCTGGAAGATGGCGGGCGGCCATGACGCGGGCCATCGCGGCCAACATCGGCGCAAGCGGATGTTCGGCCCCGGCGAACTGCGGCTCGTCCTGCTCGCACTGATCGCGGGCGAGCGTAAGCACGGCTACGAGCTGATCAAGGAGATCGAGGATTTGACCGGCGGCGAATACGCGCCCAGTCCTGGCGTGATCTACCCTACGCTCTCTTTGCTCGAAGACGAAGGGCTGATCGCCCCGGTCGAGGCCGAGGATACCCGCAAGGCCTTCCGCGTCACCGACGCCGGGATGGCGGAACTGGAAGAGCGCAGCGATGAAGTCGCGCGGCTGATGCAGCGGCTTGGCAAGCAGGGAGAGAAGGCCAAGCCCAGCGGCTCGCCCGATCTGCTCCGCGCGCTGGGCAATCTCGCCACGGTCATCACCAACCGCGCCGCCAACGGCCAGTTCAGCGGCGCGAACAAGGACAAGGTCGTCGACCTGATCGACGAACTGGCGCGCAAGATCGAACGTCTCTGAATACTCGCACACTTGTCGCCCGGGCGCGGGGGTGTATCCTCCGTGTCCGGGTCGCACCTCCACGGGGGGAGAGGCGAAATGGACAAGCATCTGAAGGCGCGTACGCCGTGGCACCTGTGGGTGGTCGGCATCGTGTCGCTCGCATGGAATGCGTTCGGCGCGAATGATTACCTGCAAACGCAGCTGGGCAATCTCGCCTATTTCGAAAGCATGATGGACGGGATCGAGGCGACGCCGCAGCAGGCGCTCGCCTATTTCCAGAGCTATCCGGCGTGGGTTCACGGGGCCTGGGCGGTGGGCGTATGGGGTGCAGTGCTCGGTTCGCTGCTGCTGTTGCTGCGCACCCGCTTCGCGGTGCATGCCTTTGCGCTGTCGCTGCTGGGATTGGCGACCACCACCGTCTACCAGATGGTGGTCGGGCAGCCCGACTGGGTGCAGAACACCACCACCACGATCATTACCATCGTGATCTGGTCGATCGCGACCTTCCTGCTGATCTACGCCGCCAGCATGCGCTCGAAAGGCGTGCTACGTTGAACCGTCGCAGGGCGGCTTGGCTTCGACCAGTCGCAGATAGGTATCGACCATCGAGGCGTTGATCGCCTCCCACGTATAGGGTCGGCTGCGTTCGAGCCCTGCGGCGCCATGGCGCGCGCGCAGATCGGCGTCGAGGCAATAGGGGGCGAGGGCGAGGGCAAAGCCCTTCACATCGCCCGGCTCCACCAGCAGCCCCGTTTCGCCATCGGCGACCAGGCCCGAACTGCCGGTTGCATCGGCCGCCACCACCGGCAGCCCGCAGGCCATCGATTCGAGCGTGACGTTGCCGAAGGTCTCGGTGATCGAGGGGTTGAAGAAGATATCGCCGCTGGCGACCGCGCGGCCCAGGCACTTGCCGCCCTGATGGCCCACGAAGATCCCGCCGGGCAGCGCCTTTTCGAACCACCCGCGCGCCGGCCCGTCGCCGATCACCATCACCTTGTGCGGGATCTGCTTCTTGCGCAGCTCGATGATCGTGTCGACGAACACGTCGAGCCCTTTTTCCATCACCAGCCTGCCGAGGAAGGTGATCACCACCTCGTCATCGGCAATGCCCATCTCGCGCCGCCATTCCATGTCGCGCGCGCCGGGGTGGAACACCTCGCGGTCGATCCCGCGGGTCCAGATTCCGATATCCCGGTTCATCCGCTGACTGCACAGCACGTCGACCATCCCCGGCGACGGCGCGACCAGCGCATCGCACTTGCGATAGAACCGTCGCAGCAACGATTCGATCACCGGTTCGAGGAAGCCCATCTTGTAGTAACGCGGATAGGTTTCGAACCGGGTGTGGACCGATGCCAGCACCGGCACGTCGTGCTCGCGCGCCCACTCGACCGCCTGCTGGCAGGTGCGATCCGGGCTGGCGACATGCACGATGTTGGGGCGAAATTCCTCGAATGCGCGCCGGGTGTCCCCCTTCAGCCCGAAGGTGAAGTGGTATTCCGGACGGAACGGGATAGGCAGGGAGGGGACCGATACCAGGTCGCCAACCGCCTCTACCTGCGGGTTTTCGACCGTCGGCGCAAAGATTCGCACCGCACCGCCCTGGTCGAGCAAATGGCGGACCAGGCGGTTGAGCGCCTGCGTCGGCCCGTCGCGGACCATGTTGTAATTGCCGCTGACCAAGGCAACGCGAAGATCGGTAACGTCCATCGCTGCCCGCCTTAAGGCTCGCGATTGCACTTGGCGAGGGGGTGGAGGCACTGTCTCGCCATCTTCGGACCAAGCTGCCTTCGTGATGCGAATGCGATCATACCCGGCGACAGTTTTTCAGTTTCACGTTGACTTGTTGCTGCGCAACTTTATTGCCGCCGACGGGCCACGCGGTCCCAACGCCGCGCGAGCTCTCTGCAAGGAGAGAATACATGACTGCTACCAAGCCGACGCTCCGTCCGGAGCGTCCTTTCTTTTCGTCCGGTCCGACCGCCAAGTTTCCTGGCTGGTCGCTCGACAAACTCAAAACCGAAT encodes:
- a CDS encoding replication-associated recombination protein A, coding for MADLFENEAPAPSPTAPAEPREDAPLADRLRPRTLSEVVGQEHLTGPEGSIGRMVAAGRLSSMILWGPPGTGKTTIARLLADSVGMRYAAVSAVFSGVADLKKAFAEAETAAKAGQKTLLFVDEIHRFNRAQQDGFLPFVERGTVTLVGATTENPSFALNAALLSRAQVLILERLGHEALGELLTRAEELERPLPLTDDARAALIASADGDGRFLLNQAETLYNAGLDKPLDPAGLGSFLQRRVAVYDKDRDGHYNLISALHKAVRGSDPDAALYYLARMLTAGEEPRYLARRLVRMAVEDIGMADPAALTQCIAARDAYEFLGSPEGELALVQACLYLATAPKSNAAYMAQKAAWRSAKETGSLTPPKNILNAPTKLMKNIGYGEGYSYDHSAEDAFSGDNYWPDEMEPQGFYQPTGRGFEKRVAERMEFWAARRKGRD
- a CDS encoding PadR family transcriptional regulator gives rise to the protein MSDDHKREDDEPIGGRIPDHHQDGDFDDGFEGGPDERDTRGGKRRGDGFSADALFGSDGVFGPGGPFGRNGPFGPRGPFGDSGPFGAGWGGGWGSGAGGGPRGNRARWKMAGGHDAGHRGQHRRKRMFGPGELRLVLLALIAGERKHGYELIKEIEDLTGGEYAPSPGVIYPTLSLLEDEGLIAPVEAEDTRKAFRVTDAGMAELEERSDEVARLMQRLGKQGEKAKPSGSPDLLRALGNLATVITNRAANGQFSGANKDKVVDLIDELARKIERL
- a CDS encoding glycosyltransferase family 1 protein, whose translation is MDVTDLRVALVSGNYNMVRDGPTQALNRLVRHLLDQGGAVRIFAPTVENPQVEAVGDLVSVPSLPIPFRPEYHFTFGLKGDTRRAFEEFRPNIVHVASPDRTCQQAVEWAREHDVPVLASVHTRFETYPRYYKMGFLEPVIESLLRRFYRKCDALVAPSPGMVDVLCSQRMNRDIGIWTRGIDREVFHPGARDMEWRREMGIADDEVVITFLGRLVMEKGLDVFVDTIIELRKKQIPHKVMVIGDGPARGWFEKALPGGIFVGHQGGKCLGRAVASGDIFFNPSITETFGNVTLESMACGLPVVAADATGSSGLVADGETGLLVEPGDVKGFALALAPYCLDADLRARHGAAGLERSRPYTWEAINASMVDTYLRLVEAKPPCDGST